The Flavobacterium sp. 140616W15 sequence TGGAGTTCAAGAATTATTTAATATTAAAGCTGATATTGTAACTTTTGGAAAAGTAATAGGTGGTGGTTTGCCAGTAGGAGCATTTGCTGCTCGTGCAGAAATCATGAATTATCTAGCTCCAATAGGACCAGTTTATCAAGCAGGAACATTATCAGGTAATCCGTTGGCAATGGCAGCAGGATTAGCAATGTTACAAGCTTTGGATAATGACCGTGCGATCTTTACTCGTTTAGAGGAGAAAACGGCTTACCTAGAGGCTGGAATTGATAGAGTTCTTAAAGCTAATAATGTAGTTTTTACGATTAATAGAGTGGGTTCTATGATTTCGGTACATTTTGATGGTGCTCCAGTAACTGATTTTAAAAGTGCTGCTAATGGAGATAACGAAACGTTCAAGAAATTCTTCCACGGATTATTGAATGAAGGTGTTTACATTGCTCCTTCGGCATATGAAACATGGTTTATTACAGATGCATTGACATACGAAGATTTAGATTTTACAATTCAAGCAATTGATAAAGTTTCTAAAACTTTTTAGTTTTAAGATCTCACAATAAATAAAATATTTAAGGTTTAACTTTTTAATTAAAGTTGAGCCTTTTTTATTTTATGGATAAAATGATTCAGGTGAAAATAAAAAAGTCGGAAGAAAACTCTTCCGACCATGACTAGTACAAAGTCTCTTTTTATTTATTTCTTCTTTCCTTCATTTTGTCTTTCATTTTCTCCTTGTTTTCTTCTCTCATTGCAGTCCATTTTTTGTATTGATCTGCATTTAAAATTGATTTCATCTGCGCTTCAGTTGCAGTTTTTTCATCCATTATTTCTTTTTTAAGAGCCGCTTTCTCTTCGGCAGTTGGTTTTACGTTACTGTCTTTTCTGGCTTTACGCATTTCCATGTGTTTTTGTGCTTTGGCACTTTTGTCAGCTAGTAACTTTCCAATCTGAGCTTGTTGGTTGGCATCTAAATTTAATTCGGTAGTTAGTTTTTTTAAATGTTTTTCATTTCGTTGTTCAGGAGTCAACCTTTCTCTTTGTTGTTTAGTAGGTTGAGTCGCGTCTTGAGCAAAGCTTACCATTCCAACGAACAATAGAGCAGCGATAAATAATTTTTTCATGATTTGTTTGTTTTAAAAGGTTATTGGTATTAGACAATTATAAAATAAATAGGTTTAATGCACTTTTTTTAATTATAATTTATTTAACAGGTGATAAAATAAATTTTGTTTCTTAAATTCGCATCGTGAAAAAAATGGTCTTCATATTGATTCTAGCTATTTTTCTAAAACCTGTATTTCCGGTTATAGAGTATATTGTCAATTATGATTATATTTCGACTGTACTTTGCGAGAATAAAGCGCAACCTGTTATGCAATGTAATGGAAAGTGTCATTTAATGAAAGAATTGGCCAAAGCTGCCGATGCCGAAAAACCTTCTTCATCTGATAAAAAACACACTCTTCTGGATAAAGTCGATTTAATGTTTGAATCTACAAATGCATTTGCATTACAATTTTATCCAAACAATACTAAATCACAAATTAATGCGACTTACGCTAATTTGTATTCGCATCTTAATGCTGATTTGTTTTTTCATCCGCCTGCACGTATTTCTTAAATTTTAATTAAAAACACTTTTGTGTCTTGCTATTTCATTTGATTGTTGTCATTTGAGGTAAGCCTATGCACATACTATTTTAAATATCTATTAAGAATATACAACTCAAAAATGAAAAAAATATTATATAAAGCAGTAGCTATTTTAGCTATAACTGTTGCTGTATCAGCATGTTCAAGTGATAATAACGAAGAAGTTTCTGGAACGGGTAAAATCGGATTAAAATTTGACAACTCATTTGGGTCCAATGATTTAATTTTGGAAACACAAGGGAATAAAACTTCTAATAATGAGGTATTAAAAATCACCAACGTTAAATACATCGTAAGTAATGTTGTTTTAACTAAAAGTGACGGAACGTTGTTTACATACCCAAAGGCAAAAAGTTACTTTATTGCTGACGAAGCTAGTGATGCTGGTTACAAATTTATATTAACAGATATTCCTGCTGGAGATTACGTAAAAGTAAAATTTGGAATAGGAGTAGATAAAGAACAATGGCAATTAGGTGCTTCTGGGCAAGGCGATTTTCTTGCGCAAGCTCAGGCGGCAGGAATGTTATGGAACTGGACTGCCGGATATAAATTTCTTGCTTTCGAGGGTAATTTTACTTCAGAAACAGTGACAGCTCCGCTTCCTTTTATGATTCATACAGGACAAACAGGAACCGATTATAATTATACAGAAGTAACATTAGATTTCCCAACTAAAGCTTTGGTGAGAACCAATATTCAGCCAGATGTACATATTATAACCGATTTATCTAAAATTCTTGACGGACCAAATAAAATCAAACTTTCAGATTACAATAAGGGCGGAATGGGCGCTATGATTATGGGTGGAGCAGCTTTGCCTTTAATTACTGTCAATGTAGCAACAATGTTTAGAGTAGATCACGTACACAACGATTAATTTCATTTTTAGGAGCACAAAAGTTGTTTTTCATTAGGAACTCTTGTCCCGCTTTTTGCTATATCTTTTTTATTTTGAAAAAAAATTAAAAAGGATGTCGCGGCAATCGGGGCTAGAAATGAGCTTTTGTGCTTCTTTTAAAATTTAGAAACCATGAGAATAAAATATTTTCTTTGGGTCATGATTCCGTTGTTATATAGTTGTAGTGATCAGGATGATGAATATATAAATGTGCCTTTAGACTTTAAAGTGCCTTCTAATTTCCCAGCTTTAACTTATGATATAACTGCAAATCCACCAACTGTAAAAGGATTTGAACTTGGTAAAAAACTTTTTTATGATGGGCGATTGGCTTCTGATGGAATTGTTTCCTGTGGTTTTTGTCATATACAGGAAAACGCATTTACACATCATGGGCACACAGTGAGTCACGGTGTAGGGGATGCCCTAGGAATTCGAAATGCACCACCGATACAAAATCTGGCTTATCAAGCAACGTTTATGTACGATGGTGTAACGAATCATTTAGACTTGCAGCCTATAATTCCATTAACGAGTGAAATCGAAATGAATGGTAATTTAAATGCTATTCTAGAAATGATGCGAGGTGATAAAACCTATCGGACTTTGTTTGGACAAGCTTTTACTGATGGTGCAATTACTACTGAGAATATGTTAAAAGCACTTTCGCAATTTATGGTAATGGTAACCTCTTCTAATTCGCGCTTTGATAAATTCCGTCGTAATGAAACAGGAGGAACGCTTACAGCCGATGAATTGGCAGGATATGCATTGTTTAATTCTAAATGTGCTTCATGTCATGCAACTGATTTAATGACCGATGATTCGTTTCGAAACAATGGTTTGGCAGTAAACCCTAAAGTAAACGATGTGGGACGTTATAAGGTTACTGAACAGGCTAGTGATTATTATAAGTTTAAAGTACAGAGTTTAAGAAATGTAGAAGTTTCTGCTCCTTATATGCATGATGGGCGATTTGGAACACTAGAAGCCGTTTTGGATCATTATGCTAGCGGAATTGAGGCTTCGCCAACTTTAGACCCGATCCTGAGGCAGAATGGAATGCTGGGTATCCAACTTTCGGAAATGGATAAAAAACAGCTAATCGCTTTCTTAAAAACATTAACCGATCGTCAATTTCTAACAGATAGACGATTCTCGGAGTTTTAAGATTTTCCTAATAGGGTTTTTGAAACCTGTTAGAATATAATATAACAAAAATTGGAGTTTTAGCCCCGATTGTAGTGTAAAGCCTTTTTGAGTAAAGCCCTTATTTTTTCTTGGGTTTACAAAGTGACCAGCGGAAACTTTGTAAACGTATAGAAAAATGGGATTTTAAGAAAAGCTTGTAACGAAAA is a genomic window containing:
- a CDS encoding cytochrome-c peroxidase; translated protein: MRIKYFLWVMIPLLYSCSDQDDEYINVPLDFKVPSNFPALTYDITANPPTVKGFELGKKLFYDGRLASDGIVSCGFCHIQENAFTHHGHTVSHGVGDALGIRNAPPIQNLAYQATFMYDGVTNHLDLQPIIPLTSEIEMNGNLNAILEMMRGDKTYRTLFGQAFTDGAITTENMLKALSQFMVMVTSSNSRFDKFRRNETGGTLTADELAGYALFNSKCASCHATDLMTDDSFRNNGLAVNPKVNDVGRYKVTEQASDYYKFKVQSLRNVEVSAPYMHDGRFGTLEAVLDHYASGIEASPTLDPILRQNGMLGIQLSEMDKKQLIAFLKTLTDRQFLTDRRFSEF
- a CDS encoding MbnP family protein; its protein translation is MKKILYKAVAILAITVAVSACSSDNNEEVSGTGKIGLKFDNSFGSNDLILETQGNKTSNNEVLKITNVKYIVSNVVLTKSDGTLFTYPKAKSYFIADEASDAGYKFILTDIPAGDYVKVKFGIGVDKEQWQLGASGQGDFLAQAQAAGMLWNWTAGYKFLAFEGNFTSETVTAPLPFMIHTGQTGTDYNYTEVTLDFPTKALVRTNIQPDVHIITDLSKILDGPNKIKLSDYNKGGMGAMIMGGAALPLITVNVATMFRVDHVHND